In one Hyphomicrobium sp. 99 genomic region, the following are encoded:
- the arsH gene encoding arsenical resistance protein ArsH → MQSDAFRLPDVEALGALRTTHKPRILLLYGSLRDRSYSRFLAQEAERLLQTLGAETRVFDPRGLPLPDGAPDTHEKVQELRELAAWSEGQVWSSPERHGAMSGIMKAQIDWIPLSVGAVRPTQGKTLAIMQVSGGSQSFNAVNQMRVLGRWMRMITIPNQSSVAKAFLEFDDAGRMKPSPYYDRVVDVMEELMKFTLLTRDRAAYLVDRYSERKESAAELSKRVNAREAIGGTSA, encoded by the coding sequence ATTCAGTCCGATGCCTTCCGTCTGCCCGACGTGGAAGCGCTTGGAGCGCTGCGAACAACGCACAAGCCGCGTATTCTTCTTCTTTACGGATCGCTGAGGGATCGCTCCTATAGCCGCTTTCTCGCGCAGGAAGCGGAGCGGCTGCTGCAAACGTTGGGTGCCGAGACGCGCGTGTTTGATCCGCGCGGGCTTCCGCTGCCCGATGGGGCTCCCGACACGCATGAGAAGGTGCAGGAGCTTCGCGAACTTGCGGCATGGTCAGAGGGGCAGGTTTGGTCCTCACCCGAGCGGCACGGGGCGATGTCCGGGATCATGAAAGCGCAGATCGACTGGATACCTTTGTCAGTCGGCGCTGTGCGGCCCACTCAGGGCAAGACGTTGGCGATCATGCAGGTGAGCGGGGGGTCGCAGTCCTTCAATGCCGTCAACCAAATGAGGGTGCTTGGTCGTTGGATGCGCATGATCACCATTCCGAACCAATCGTCAGTTGCCAAAGCTTTCCTTGAGTTCGACGATGCTGGCAGGATGAAGCCGTCGCCCTACTACGACCGTGTGGTGGACGTGATGGAGGAGCTGATGAAGTTCACCCTCCTGACCAGGGACCGCGCCGCATACCTGGTAGACCGCTACAGCGAGCGGAAGGAGAGCGCCGCCGAGCTGTCGAAGCGGGTCAACGCACGAGAGGCTATAGGCGGCACCTCGGCGTGA
- the arsB gene encoding ACR3 family arsenite efflux transporter, which yields MSTFERYLTVWVALCIAAGISLGHFFPSVFHAVGSAEIAKVNLPVAILIWLMIIPMLLKIDFAALSEVKQHWRGIGVTLFINWAVKPFSMAFLGWLFISWLFRPYLPADQINSYLAGLILLAAAPCTAMVFVWSNLTDGEPHFTLSQVALNDVIMIFAFAPIVGLLLGLSAISVPWATLLLSVVLYIVVPVVIAQVVRRAVLSKGGETALRAILAKLQPASLFALLATLVLLFGFQGEQILAQPLIIAMLAVPILIQVYFNSGLAYLLNRGAGEAHCVAAPSALIGASNFFELAVAAAISLFGFNSGAALATVVGVLIEVPVMLSVVKIVNSTRDWYEAGSAVKSRGVPARFRVETSEVVTSEKDERVV from the coding sequence ATGTCTACATTTGAACGTTATCTCACGGTCTGGGTCGCGTTGTGCATCGCGGCCGGTATTTCCCTTGGTCATTTCTTTCCGAGCGTCTTTCACGCTGTCGGCTCTGCCGAGATCGCGAAAGTCAACCTGCCGGTCGCAATCCTGATCTGGTTGATGATCATTCCGATGCTGCTCAAGATTGACTTCGCAGCTCTATCTGAGGTCAAGCAGCACTGGCGCGGCATCGGCGTGACCCTTTTTATCAACTGGGCCGTGAAACCATTTTCTATGGCCTTTCTGGGATGGCTGTTCATCAGCTGGCTTTTCCGTCCCTATCTGCCCGCCGATCAGATCAACAGCTACCTCGCGGGCTTGATCCTGCTGGCCGCCGCTCCTTGTACCGCGATGGTGTTCGTGTGGAGCAACTTAACGGATGGGGAGCCACATTTCACGCTGAGCCAAGTCGCGCTCAACGACGTGATTATGATCTTTGCCTTCGCTCCCATTGTTGGGCTGTTGCTGGGCCTGTCGGCGATCTCGGTGCCGTGGGCGACGCTACTCTTGTCCGTCGTCCTCTACATCGTCGTGCCGGTCGTCATCGCGCAGGTCGTCCGGCGAGCGGTGCTCAGCAAGGGCGGCGAGACCGCGCTTCGCGCAATCCTGGCAAAGCTTCAACCGGCCTCGCTCTTCGCGCTGCTTGCGACGCTGGTCTTGTTGTTCGGGTTTCAGGGCGAGCAGATTTTGGCTCAGCCGCTCATCATCGCCATGCTGGCCGTGCCGATCCTGATCCAGGTCTATTTCAACTCGGGTCTTGCCTATCTTCTCAACCGTGGCGCTGGCGAGGCGCACTGCGTTGCGGCACCGTCTGCCCTCATCGGGGCGAGCAATTTCTTCGAGCTGGCTGTTGCGGCTGCTATCAGCCTGTTTGGTTTCAATTCCGGTGCGGCGCTGGCGACGGTCGTCGGCGTTCTTATCGAGGTTCCCGTGATGCTTTCGGTGGTCAAGATCGTGAACTCTACACGCGACTGGTACGAAGCCGGGAGCGCGGTAAAGAGCCGTGGTGTTCCGGCACGGTTCCGGGTCGAGACGTCTGAGGTCGTCACTAGCGAGAAAGATGAACGTGTTGTCTGA
- a CDS encoding arsenate reductase ArsC gives MTTTSSPLNVLFLCTHNSARSIIGEAVINRLGKGSFRGFSAGSSPSGRVHPYALDLLRKLDYPIEGLRSKSWEEFSGVDAPKMDFVFTVCDDAANETCPVWPGQPMSAHWGLPDPSAAQGNEIERRLAFADTYRMLNQRISVFTSLPIASINTLSLKRRLDDIGRMKASAEPEKA, from the coding sequence ATGACGACGACAAGCTCACCTCTGAACGTGCTCTTCCTCTGCACTCACAACTCCGCCAGATCAATTATCGGCGAAGCCGTGATCAATCGGCTCGGCAAGGGATCATTTCGAGGGTTTAGCGCGGGAAGCTCCCCATCGGGACGGGTGCATCCTTACGCACTCGATTTGCTCCGCAAGCTTGATTACCCGATTGAAGGATTGCGGTCGAAGTCGTGGGAGGAGTTTTCCGGGGTAGACGCTCCGAAAATGGATTTCGTCTTTACGGTCTGTGACGACGCGGCGAACGAGACGTGCCCGGTTTGGCCGGGTCAGCCAATGAGTGCACATTGGGGATTACCCGACCCCTCGGCGGCCCAGGGCAATGAAATCGAGCGCCGCCTTGCATTCGCCGACACCTATCGAATGCTGAACCAGCGCATCAGCGTGTTCACCAGCCTTCCCATCGCGTCGATTAATACCCTCTCTCTCAAAAGGCGGCTCGACGATATAGGGCGCATGAAGGCCAGCGCCGAGCCCGAGAAGGCGTGA
- a CDS encoding helix-turn-helix transcriptional regulator: protein MNKRQAVTSLAALAHEQRLGIFRLLVRKGPTGLPAGAIASAIGASPTAASFHLKELDRAGLIRSTRQGRSIVYALHVDAVRQLLTYLTEDCCQGHPEMCAAPTKAAKNFCRVEGEGK, encoded by the coding sequence TTGAACAAACGGCAAGCGGTTACCTCGCTGGCTGCTCTCGCCCATGAGCAGAGGCTCGGCATCTTCCGGCTTTTGGTGAGGAAGGGGCCGACAGGGCTGCCAGCGGGCGCGATTGCGAGCGCGATAGGAGCGAGCCCTACGGCTGCTTCGTTTCATCTTAAAGAGCTAGATCGGGCAGGGCTGATCAGGTCCACACGGCAGGGCCGAAGCATCGTCTACGCCCTCCACGTCGATGCCGTCCGGCAGCTCCTCACGTATCTGACAGAGGATTGCTGTCAGGGGCATCCCGAGATGTGCGCGGCTCCTACGAAGGCCGCCAAGAACTTCTGTCGCGTAGAAGGAGAAGGGAAATGA
- a CDS encoding TonB-dependent receptor domain-containing protein translates to MRAPTAGSLTHRSDVCRETATEHLRAGSRSRRRRAQKMPTIIRVKGVEFEAKAELTREFSIIAGYSYLDSKITKRARVGEIGERPAETPDHQASFWGQYHFYSGQLSGLELAAGVRYYDTAIPTTTAIRSTSPTTPSCVPLNSPPRCQRTVWTRARRSSMRSLNNSTVVERLNLEQTASGYLAGCSRP, encoded by the coding sequence ATGCGCGCGCCAACCGCTGGGAGTCTAACGCACCGATCTGACGTGTGTCGTGAGACGGCGACCGAGCACCTACGAGCCGGTTCAAGATCACGAAGACGCCGTGCTCAAAAAATGCCGACGATAATCCGTGTCAAGGGTGTCGAGTTCGAAGCCAAGGCGGAGCTAACGCGCGAATTCTCGATCATCGCGGGATATTCCTATCTGGACTCTAAAATCACTAAGAGAGCACGCGTGGGTGAGATTGGCGAGAGGCCGGCAGAAACACCAGATCACCAAGCGTCATTCTGGGGGCAGTATCATTTCTACTCGGGCCAATTGAGCGGGTTGGAACTCGCGGCGGGCGTTCGCTACTACGATACGGCAATACCAACGACAACAGCCATACGCTCGACATCGCCGACTACACCCTCCTGTGTGCCATTGAACAGCCCCCCGAGATGTCAGCGAACGGTGTGGACAAGGGCTCGACGCTCATCTATGAGAAGTCTCAATAATTCAACAGTTGTTGAAAGATTGAATCTTGAACAAACGGCAAGCGGTTACCTCGCTGGCTGCTCTCGCCCATGA
- a CDS encoding helix-turn-helix domain-containing protein, whose amino-acid sequence MNRLVGARSPSHDTRQIGALDSQRLARAFEFIESRLDSDVRMSEIASELVQDIRTVTRAFRASTRLAPFEYLTVRRMERAKQLLLTRLEITAIAAEVGYSNPSKFAAAFRRVCGCSPTDWRRRNRSI is encoded by the coding sequence TTGAACCGGCTCGTAGGTGCTCGGTCGCCGTCTCACGACACACGTCAGATCGGTGCGTTAGACTCCCAGCGGTTGGCGCGCGCATTCGAGTTCATCGAAAGCCGCCTCGATTCCGACGTGCGCATGTCTGAAATTGCGAGCGAACTGGTCCAGGACATCCGTACCGTGACGCGCGCGTTCAGAGCGTCGACCCGGCTCGCGCCATTCGAATACTTGACGGTCCGGCGCATGGAAAGGGCAAAGCAGCTTCTGCTTACCCGCCTCGAGATCACGGCTATCGCGGCAGAGGTCGGTTACTCAAATCCAAGCAAATTCGCGGCCGCGTTTCGGCGCGTCTGCGGGTGCTCACCGACGGATTGGCGCCGGAGAAACCGATCCATCTAG
- a CDS encoding ribonuclease HII, which yields MTRLLLAQIHRRYVIEGRPLDRDIEAALMADPRPGAKAILDAIAQRRFENRSEGQRLRKLLRYESALWAEGVLLVAGVDEAGMSPLAGPVAAAAVIFEPGSRIPGIDDSKKLDAATRDRLAAEIKVTASAWSVGFAEVEEIDEINIYWAGLLAMRRAVEGLSLRPGHLLIDARRLREVQIPQQSIVKGDSKSLTIAAASILAKTARDALMRKLEADYPGYGFSQHKGYPVREHLAAIEKLGVSPIHRRSFAPVRAALGLPPLPPWPKNISTEPDAE from the coding sequence GTGACCAGACTTTTACTCGCTCAGATTCATCGCCGTTATGTGATCGAAGGCCGCCCGCTCGACAGAGACATCGAGGCCGCTTTGATGGCCGACCCGCGCCCAGGGGCCAAGGCAATCCTGGACGCCATCGCGCAGCGGCGCTTTGAAAATCGCTCAGAGGGTCAGCGACTGCGAAAGTTGCTGCGCTACGAAAGCGCGCTTTGGGCGGAAGGCGTGCTGCTTGTGGCGGGTGTCGATGAAGCCGGTATGAGTCCGCTCGCCGGACCGGTAGCCGCTGCGGCCGTCATATTCGAACCCGGATCGCGCATACCGGGGATCGATGACTCGAAGAAACTCGATGCAGCGACGCGCGATCGACTCGCAGCGGAAATCAAGGTCACGGCTTCAGCCTGGTCCGTCGGTTTCGCCGAGGTCGAGGAGATCGACGAAATCAACATCTATTGGGCCGGTCTTCTCGCAATGCGCCGCGCGGTTGAAGGACTTTCGTTGAGGCCGGGTCATCTTTTGATTGACGCGCGGCGCCTTCGAGAAGTGCAAATTCCTCAGCAATCCATCGTGAAGGGCGACAGCAAGAGCCTGACGATCGCCGCGGCATCAATTCTTGCCAAGACCGCCCGTGATGCCTTGATGCGCAAACTGGAGGCGGACTATCCCGGTTACGGGTTCTCGCAACACAAAGGGTATCCTGTCCGCGAACATCTGGCCGCCATTGAAAAGCTCGGCGTCTCGCCGATTCACCGGCGCTCGTTCGCACCTGTACGCGCAGCCTTGGGCCTTCCGCCACTTCCGCCATGGCCGAAAAACATCAGTACGGAACCGGACGCTGAGTAG
- a CDS encoding catalase, whose protein sequence is MTTRNARNGAAKSRPKQKTTKKSTKSYGEVSVVRGSGGELHQVAGDGVATMTTQQGIPISDDQNSLRVGARGPGLLEDFVFREKIFHFDHERIPERVVHARGYGAHGYFELTESLADVTRADVFQRVGEKTEAFVRFSTVAGSKGSFDLARDVRGFAVKIYTKEGNWDLVGNNIPVFFIQDAIKFPDVIHAVKPEPDREFPQAQSAHDNFWDFISLTPESMHMIMWVMSDRAIPRSFRFMEGFGVHTFRLVDKNDRSTFVKFHWKPKLGLQSVMWNEAVKINGADPDFHRRDLWDAISSGDFPEWELGVQLFDQKFADDFEFDVLDPTKLIPEEVLPVRVIGRLVLDRVVDNFFATTEQVAFCTQNVPPGIDFSNDPLLQGRNFSYLDTQLKRLGSPNFTHIPVNAPRCPFANFQQDGHMAMTNPKGRANYEPNSWGAALGGPRESPKLGFRTFQAVEEGPKVRLRSESFADHYSQARMFYRSQTEVERKHIGDAIVFELSKVERPDIRERVVSHLLNIDEGLADVVATGLGIDELPEAAQTVIEPIDVNPSEALSIVLRGPKNFKGRKLGIFVTDGADAKLINALTVAVEKPGALWELVAPKISGVTLSDGTQIPAKQKIDGGPSVLYDAVALVFPEEQALVLAKDACSKDFIRDAFAHCKFIAYSSGAEAFLKAAGVYDDLDAGCFEISSAQSVTDFIKACADLRYWPREVTIDLDAN, encoded by the coding sequence ATGACAACCCGCAATGCGCGCAACGGAGCGGCTAAATCGCGTCCGAAACAAAAAACTACGAAAAAATCGACGAAGTCTTATGGCGAAGTCAGCGTGGTGCGCGGGTCCGGCGGTGAATTGCATCAGGTGGCGGGAGATGGCGTCGCGACGATGACGACGCAGCAGGGGATTCCGATTTCGGATGATCAGAATTCGCTGAGAGTTGGCGCGCGTGGTCCAGGGCTCCTCGAAGATTTCGTCTTCAGAGAAAAGATCTTCCATTTCGATCACGAGCGAATTCCTGAGCGCGTCGTCCATGCGCGCGGATATGGAGCGCACGGGTATTTTGAGCTCACAGAATCCCTTGCGGACGTGACGCGGGCTGATGTGTTCCAGCGCGTTGGCGAAAAGACGGAAGCGTTCGTTCGCTTTTCCACGGTGGCCGGTAGCAAAGGATCATTCGATCTCGCTCGCGACGTGCGTGGCTTTGCCGTGAAGATTTATACGAAGGAAGGCAATTGGGATCTCGTCGGCAACAACATCCCGGTGTTCTTCATTCAGGATGCCATAAAATTTCCGGACGTGATCCACGCGGTCAAACCCGAGCCCGATCGAGAATTTCCGCAGGCGCAATCGGCGCACGATAATTTTTGGGATTTCATTTCGCTGACGCCTGAAAGCATGCACATGATCATGTGGGTCATGTCTGACCGGGCCATCCCGAGATCATTCCGCTTCATGGAGGGCTTTGGCGTCCACACGTTCCGATTGGTCGATAAGAACGATCGGTCAACGTTCGTCAAATTCCACTGGAAGCCGAAGCTCGGTTTGCAATCCGTGATGTGGAATGAGGCCGTCAAGATAAACGGCGCCGACCCGGATTTTCACCGGCGAGATCTTTGGGACGCGATATCGAGCGGAGATTTTCCCGAGTGGGAACTGGGCGTGCAATTGTTCGACCAGAAGTTCGCGGATGATTTCGAGTTCGATGTTCTCGACCCAACCAAGCTTATCCCCGAGGAAGTTCTTCCAGTTCGTGTTATTGGACGTTTGGTTTTGGATCGTGTCGTCGATAATTTTTTCGCTACAACTGAGCAAGTTGCGTTCTGCACTCAGAACGTTCCGCCCGGGATCGATTTCAGCAACGATCCACTCCTGCAGGGCCGAAACTTTTCATACCTCGATACGCAGCTGAAGCGTCTCGGCAGTCCCAATTTCACGCATATTCCGGTGAACGCGCCGCGCTGTCCTTTTGCGAATTTCCAGCAGGACGGCCACATGGCGATGACGAATCCGAAGGGGCGCGCAAATTATGAACCCAATAGTTGGGGGGCTGCACTTGGCGGGCCGCGCGAGTCGCCGAAACTTGGCTTCAGGACTTTCCAGGCGGTGGAGGAAGGCCCGAAGGTCCGGCTTCGTTCTGAAAGTTTTGCGGACCACTATAGTCAGGCGCGGATGTTCTATCGCAGCCAGACGGAGGTTGAGCGCAAGCATATCGGCGATGCCATCGTCTTCGAGCTGAGCAAGGTGGAGCGGCCGGACATTCGCGAGCGCGTGGTTTCACATCTTCTCAATATCGATGAAGGTCTGGCGGACGTTGTCGCGACTGGTCTCGGCATCGATGAACTGCCAGAAGCTGCGCAAACCGTCATCGAGCCGATTGATGTCAATCCGTCGGAAGCGCTCAGCATTGTTTTGCGCGGGCCTAAAAACTTTAAAGGCCGCAAGCTCGGAATTTTTGTGACGGACGGTGCGGACGCCAAGTTGATAAACGCACTCACCGTGGCTGTCGAAAAGCCAGGCGCACTTTGGGAGTTGGTCGCGCCGAAGATTTCCGGTGTCACCCTTTCCGATGGTACGCAGATACCTGCGAAGCAAAAAATCGATGGTGGTCCGTCAGTATTGTACGATGCAGTCGCTCTTGTCTTTCCGGAGGAGCAGGCTCTCGTGCTTGCCAAGGATGCGTGCTCCAAGGACTTTATTCGGGATGCCTTCGCGCATTGCAAATTCATCGCCTATTCGAGTGGGGCCGAGGCCTTCCTGAAGGCGGCGGGTGTGTATGACGATCTAGACGCCGGCTGTTTCGAGATCAGCTCCGCTCAGTCGGTAACGGATTTCATAAAAGCGTGTGCCGACTTGCGGTATTGGCCACGAGAGGTAACCATCGACCTCGATGCCAACTGA
- a CDS encoding response regulator codes for MRDQCESLVPGHRPGSQPKASGAPLQGLRILVMEDEPIIALDLRLTLEDAGAFVIGPATTLAAAIELIQIEMIDCALLDVRMGRESAFAAAEKLSARGLRWVFHTGNADAGDIMKAWPSCPILLKPADPPSVVRALATLSPHI; via the coding sequence TTGCGCGATCAATGTGAGAGTCTCGTTCCCGGCCATAGGCCCGGCTCCCAGCCGAAAGCCAGCGGCGCTCCGCTTCAAGGTCTTCGCATCCTCGTTATGGAGGATGAACCGATCATCGCGTTGGATCTTCGGCTCACGTTGGAAGACGCCGGAGCGTTCGTCATCGGGCCGGCAACAACGCTCGCAGCAGCGATCGAACTTATACAAATAGAAATGATCGACTGCGCCCTCCTCGATGTTCGTATGGGACGTGAGAGCGCTTTTGCCGCCGCGGAAAAACTAAGCGCACGTGGCCTGCGATGGGTATTCCACACAGGTAACGCGGATGCCGGGGACATCATGAAAGCGTGGCCATCCTGTCCAATCTTGTTGAAGCCCGCCGATCCACCCTCCGTAGTACGAGCGCTCGCGACCCTGAGTCCGCACATCTGA